From the genome of Paucidesulfovibrio longus DSM 6739, one region includes:
- a CDS encoding universal stress protein, with translation MQIKKVLLPVDGSSSSDRAVNYAVGFCELVGAEAVLLHAHKSVPQTLGKPNFDEAMDRMNREAQEVLRPYEETLSLSGANYVTRIVGGPSAEVIFDVATAEGCDLIIMGSKGKSDLEGLMVGSVTHKVLHLAPCPVLVIR, from the coding sequence ATGCAGATCAAGAAAGTGCTTTTGCCCGTGGACGGCTCTTCCAGCTCGGACCGCGCCGTGAACTACGCCGTGGGCTTCTGCGAGCTGGTGGGGGCCGAGGCCGTGCTGCTGCACGCGCACAAGTCCGTGCCCCAGACGCTGGGCAAGCCCAATTTCGACGAGGCCATGGACCGCATGAACCGCGAGGCCCAGGAAGTGCTCCGGCCCTATGAGGAAACGCTTTCGCTCTCCGGCGCGAACTACGTGACGCGCATCGTGGGCGGCCCCTCTGCGGAGGTCATCTTCGACGTGGCCACGGCCGAGGGCTGCGACCTGATCATCATGGGATCCAAGGGCAAGAGCGACCTGGAAGGGCTGATGGTCGGCAGCGTGACGCACAAGGTGCTGCACCTCGCGCCCTGCCCGGTGCTCGTGATTCGCTGA